From Chrysemys picta bellii isolate R12L10 chromosome 1, ASM1138683v2, whole genome shotgun sequence:
CAGTCTGACAGAACAGAACCTGAGGGGAACCAGTCAGCTATTAACTCAGGGAAAGAGGAGCTACTAAACTTTTGTTTGCCAAAAAGCGACTGCATGAGGGCTGAgacaaatatacaaatattacAAACCAAACTTTCATGAGGTGTATTGAAAGCCAGCAGCAGAGTTGGAATCTCTATAGGAAGGAGCAATGGTAACTTTATTGCGTAATGCTTTTGGCTTTAGAAAGTATGTCAAAACTACTCCTTATACTGTTTGCAATGGGTTTCTGCTATTAACTCTTTGTACAGTGAACTGTTGTATGATACTGTCTCCCGGTAACTGACCAGAAGCTGTTTCTAACACTTACATTCAGGGTCATGAACACAAACATTCGGCAATACATGTAAAAGACTTTCCAAAAGGTCATGAGAGAACAGAACCGCTGGTCTGTGTTTCAGCAGTGTAGACCTCAGGTGCAGGAAATGGGAGTGCAATTTTGGTTTAAGTAATTTATGCCAATCATCATGAGCATGGCTGAAGTTACTTGCACACACACCTGGACATTAGTGCAACACCAGTGTTTGAAGTATTCACCCATTTCTGATGCCaacacctcccccacccagctgAAGTAACTGTCTCTGTTAGCATGTAATTTGCCTGATATCTACAGACGCTTGCATGGGGGAAAAGATGCAGGTCCTGGGAGGATGGAGAGAAGCCAGTAGGATGATTGAACTCTCTGGATTCCATCAACACTGGCTAGTTAAAGCACTTCAGCTTCTCTTGGAGGAATTCTTGGGGGTCAGAGTGTATCATTGGGGGCGTTTGGTAGTGGAAAGTTAATGGAGCCTTTTTCTGATTGAATTTATGCATGTGAATCTGGAGTTACactgttgaagtcaatgttaTTGAATTAAGCACCTGGCCCTAAGAATTTATCCCAATATAATGCAAAGGGGCAAGTGGCAGAATTTAAACTATCAGGagtggagaaaataaaaatatgtttaattaAACAATGAAACACATTTATAAATAGCTTGAATGCAGGACACAAAAATACCATTTTCACCATGCACTTGCCATGCGTTTACCCACATCTCATGATACAAAGGGCCACACTCGGAAAGTGGAAGGCCAGAAAACGAGTCTGTCTGAAGGTCACATTTGTAAAATCACATAGTGCTCAAGTAGTCTGTGGAACTCACAGTCAAATCTAATTACAGCAgcgaggatttttttttaaaaaagtcttggAAGGGCTCTAAGCCTTCCTGACTTACACCACAAATAATGTCTAAGTATTGGTTCTCGGGAGGGGGGGGGACTTTCCCTTAGAGCAGGTTATCTCATAGCTCCCAATTGcagggcttcttccaccttcatctgaagcatctggaactggccactggatactgggctagatgaatgaCAGGTTTGATCCCGTCTGAAAAGGCCTATTTTCCTAGCAATGCTGTTCTTGCTGATATTTTTTGAGCTCCTGCGAGTCGCTAGACCTGCACAGAGAGCAGAAATATGTCTCGTTAAACATCACGTAatctccttttttttcctttcaggaaggaAAGTTGAAAACTCCTTGGACTTGCCCAGCacattatgtcagctgtcaatgacaccaaattaaattctgttgtgttccttctcaccgggatacctgggcaggaagaCGTCCGTCTCTggatctctatccccttctgcTTAGTGTATGTTATTTCAATAttaggaaattcagtcattctgttcattataaaaacagatccaagcctccatgagcccatgtacattttcctttccatgttggccgTCACAGCCCTTGGCATATCAATAGCCACCATACCAACGATATTGGGTGTATTCTTGTTTAACTCTAGGAAGATCAGCCTCGATGCCTGTTTagcccagctgttcttcatccccTTGCTTCAATGCACTGAATCCTTCATCCTCCtgttgatggcctttgaccgcttcatCGCGATCCGTAACCcactgagatatgcttccatcttaacccTGCCGAGAGTAGCCAAGATGGGACTGGTGGCTGTGATAAGAGCGATGGTCATAATACTTCCACTTCCCTTTCTCCTGAAGCGGTTCCAATACTGTCGAGCCAATGTCCTATCCCATTCCTACTGTGTGCACCGGGAGGTCATGAACATGGCTTGTTCGGACATCACAGTCAACAGCATCTATGGATTGTTTACTAAACTCTTAACAATGGGGTTGGACTCGctcctcatcttcctctcttatgtgatgatcctcaaaacagtgctgagcatcGCGTCCCACAAGGAGTGCCTgagggccctgaacacctgcatctcccacctctgtgccatcCTGCTTTTCTATACACCAGACCTCGGCCTGGCTATAATACACAGATTTGCAAATAGCTCTTCCCCCTTGCTTCGTATTATCCTGAGCTACATCTCCCTTCTGGTCCCGCCTCTCATGAACCCAATTGTGTACagcgtgaaaagcaaacaccttcgtgcAAGGATAATCAGAGTGTTCATCAAGTAAAAGTTCAGTTCATCACCCAGCTCCAGTGCTAGTGACATGGGAGACGAAAAACATGGGCCTCTTATTCCATCCTGCACCCTTACATCTGAGATGACATGAGCTACTGATCTCCTCGCTGTAGAGAGAGGTTTTCACATGGTCCAAGGCCTGGAGCAATGGGAGAGCGGCTGGTGAGGGAGGACAGtgaactgggggaaggagaccaaggcaggcagcagcatttaAAATGTGACTATGTTCATGGAGAGACAGGGGACTGGTGAGATGTTGGCCCATAAGGAGCCATATTGGTGGCTGCTCCAACCTCAGAATTTCTCTTGAGACAGTCAATAAAGAGAAGTGTGAGTGAGATTCTGACACGAGTAATGGCAAGAGATTTAGGCCCAGGTTCCCACCCTGGCACCTCCGTTTGTGCTTCCCGAGTGGCTTGCAAAGGGGTGGAAACAATCCTCAGCtcccccacacaggcacagctagctccagcccagcccattcACTGTAGGTGACcatcttttcaaaaggcaaaagtgggACACACACAGGAGCTCCATCCCCTGGGTgaccctgccactgcccctcttCTTCCTATTTGTTGCCCCAGCCACtactcctccacttcccccaaggctccaccccgcTCTCCATGGCAGAAGCCAGAGCCGGgtcatggtaagagctgcccagggagccagtgccactgtgaggagccccagaccctcctcctgccctggccTAGGGCTTGGGTCCCAAGAGAAGCCCCCAACCTatatccccacccccccaaatgtAGAACCCAAGGAATGTGAAGAGTGTGgggttccccacagcagcctgggctcctAGGACAGCTGTTAGGCCTGGCTCCTGGCTGCCTAGGGGATAGAGCCTCAGGGAAAGAGAAGCAGCGGGGGTTGCATCAAGCCTGAAccaagtcctctcatggatcactaactggttaaaggataggaaacaaagggtatgaataaatggtcagttttcagaatggagagaggtaaatagtggtgcccccagtggtctgtagtaggaccagtgctgttcaagaTATTGGAGACACTGTAtggattttggggggaggggggcactttaggatattatgaatactagtattttaaaattgcaatgaatTGTGACAGAtctgccatgtaaggtatctgcaGTAATGTTATAATTAGCCTGATAGGATCATCTCATGTATGTGTTCGTATCACCTCTGCATTGTAAGTTATAGGTTTtgtcaccgaaatatcgggtccccctagctgagagccaataacagccagacagggataaggaagagttgctttattctgcagaagaaaggagaccTTTGCACCtgagtacaaaaactctgtcttgcacacattttacagatcctttatatacattcagacaaaggccctTGCCGTGTTAACGCTTGATTGGTGGTTGCCAGACCCATGCttctgctatctggtcagtgaaaaccgtcTTGGGACCAGCTctaactaccttaaggccttgaaagggaagacagttgaaaagttcaggctactgtgtacttgaagtgtctgttTCCCCCTAATGCCCGCTGGCTGACATAATGGTTACTAGCtgttgggggggggtcactgctgactttcacagtccccccttcgggcctgacaaacCCCAAAATTGTCAGGCCCATTATGCAATTTGCGATCAacctggagggacagatactgggttttcttatggacatCAGAGCTTTTGATTATAGCATTAtaaggcatttggcacattgtatcattatccaaataacacatagaaagaaaagaaagaaaaaattccATTTAGCAATTGTTCgaaagagccccgtaaaccatgacccaaggtctggaaggaggtcctcaaaactaaaggtgtgatcaagagatacagcacggaaaacaacagcagcattcttaatggcttgtaaatcctGCTCAATTAAGCTGGAATGATTAATATAGAAACAACATTTtcttgttgatggcctttgacTGCTTTGTCGTGAACTCTAACCCACTGAGATATGCTTGCATCTTAACTCTTCCGAGAATAGCCAAGATGGGACTGGTGTTTGTGTTAAGAGGGTTTGTCCTAACATTCTCACTCCCCTTTCTCTTGAAGCGGTTCCGATACTGCCAagccaatgtcctctcccattcctactaCCTGAACCAGGAGGTCATGAAGCTGGCTTGTTCAGATATCACAATCAACAGTATCTATGGCTTGTTTATTAGACTTTTAATGGTAGGGTTGAACTCGTTACTCTtcttcctctcttatgtgatgatcctcaaaacagtgctgaaaGTCACATCCCCCCCAGAGTGCCTgagggccctgaacacctgcgtcTCACACCTCTGTGCAGTTGTGCTCTTTTACACACCAGAGATCAGCTTGTCTCTGTTACACAGATTTGGGAAGGGCTCTCCTCCATTGCTTCAGATTCTCCTGGGCAACATCTACCTGCTGGTCCCACCTCTGATGAATCCAATTGTGTATAGCGTAAAAAGCAAACACCTTCATGCAAGGATAATCAGGGTGTTTGTCAAGTGATGGGTCAGTTCATCACCCGGGGCCAGCACTGGTTacatggcagatgaaaatcaGGGGCCACCCATTCCGTCCTGGACCCTTACATCCGAGATGACATAAGCAATTGATCTCCACTCTGTAGACAGAGGCTCAGGCAGGATCTAAGGCCTGGAATAATGGGATAGGGGCTGTTCCTGCTTCCTGGTGAGGGAGGACAGTGCACTGGGGGAAGGTGACCAAGGCAGACAGCAGCATTTACAAAATTACTATGTTCCTGGAGTGACTGGGAATGGTTAGGTGTTGGGCCATAAAGAGCTGTATCAGCGGTTGAAGCAGTCTCGATAGAATCAATAAGGAGACGGGATGTGGATGTTGTTTCGCATTATAACTGGCCCATCACTGGCCCATCTCAGGTTAAACAT
This genomic window contains:
- the LOC101931642 gene encoding olfactory receptor 51G2-like; the protein is MSAVNDTKLNSVVFLLTGIPGQEDVRLWISIPFCLVYVISILGNSVILFIIKTDPSLHEPMYIFLSMLAVTALGISIATIPTILGVFLFNSRKISLDACLAQLFFIPLLQCTESFILLLMAFDRFIAIRNPLRYASILTLPRVAKMGLVAVIRAMVIILPLPFLLKRFQYCRANVLSHSYCVHREVMNMACSDITVNSIYGLFTKLLTMGLDSLLIFLSYVMILKTVLSIASHKECLRALNTCISHLCAILLFYTPDLGLAIIHRFANSSSPLLRIILSYISLLVPPLMNPIVYSVKSKHLRARIIRVFIK